GGTATAAATCCTGTGGGGGGAAATACTACTCTTGCAAATCTAACACTTAATAATACAACTAATACTACTACATTAAGTACAGCAACTCCAAGTAGTTCTAAATCACAATCAACAAGTAAAAGTAGAAGTAGTTCATCAAATAAACCAGATTATACTGATACAGACCAGTATAAGAAGGGATACATTGATGAGAATGGATATACTACGGGTAAAGGACAGTTTCAAGAAGCAGGACTTAGCCCACGAGAACAACAGAAACGATTACAGGAAATAGGAGATAGTTAAAAAAAATAATTGAGGAGAAATACCAATACAGTTACATGCATGGTGAGTACACTCAAATCATATAGTTTATTATTATATTATCACTTAGGGGTTACTGTAACTTATAGGGTCTTCCATGAATTTTATATAAACTTGCATCTGCTTCTGGGACATATGTAACTGTATACAATTTTTTTTTATTCTTCCTTTTTTTCTTTTTCTTCACATTTCAAGGTAACCCAGTCAGGTTCTCCTATAAATTCAAGTGAATCTAATACCATACTTGTAAGATAATATTTTTCAAACATTTCTTTTTCGTATTTGTATGGGTTTTGTATCATATAGTATAGGTCTTCTGATATTTTTGTTTGTGTTTTTAATACATTTTCTTGTATTTTATTTATTTTTTTCCTGTATTTCTTCATTACTTTCCTGTTGCATATATATCACCTTTAACTTATATTATGTATGTTTACATACTATAAAGTCTATTTTAAAGTCTAATAATGCTGCTAGGTCATCAAAGTTATAGAGGTTTACATACTATAAAGTCTATTTTAAAGATACTAGTCATTATGACAAGTATGGTCCAATTTACGGGGTTTACATACTATAAAGTCTATTTTAAAGTTCAAGTAGTTCATCGTATAATTCATCTAGATGATCTTTGTTTACATACTATAAAGTCTATTTTAAAGAAGGTGAGAAAACAACATATCATCGTGCTTATCTTAGTTTACATACTATAAAGTCTATTTTAAAGATAATTATTTTTCAGATAATTTTACAATTGATTCAAAGTTTACATACTATAAAGTCTATTTTAAAGGATAAAACAGCTTGTATGAGTATTACTCATTTTAGTGAGTTTACATACTATAAAGTCTATTTTAAAGAAAATCGTTATTATATTGAAGGAGTTACTGTTACTTAGTTTACATACTATAAAGTCTATTTTAAAGTGATGAAATAGAAGTAGACCTTACACTTGTACCTGAGTTTACATACTATAAAGTCTATTTTAAAGATGCTAATGGATCACATACACTTATTATAAATTATAGGTTTACATACTATAAAGTCTATTTTAAAGTACAAAAATTAGTGGAATATGTCTTGATTATATACGTAGTTTACATACTATAAAGTCTATTTTAAAGCATGTTATTTTTAGTAATGCATTTATTACTGATAAAGTTTACATACTATAAAGTCTATTTTAAAGTTTGGTCTCGTAACTTGTTGAACTGGTCAGTAATATGTTTACATACTATAAAGTCTATTTTAAAGCTTTGATTCTTGTGGTTATTAGTGAGTTATTGGTGAGGTTTACATACTATAAAGTCTATTTTAAAGCAAGAAAAGGAAGGGATGATGTAATCAAAATGTATGACGTTTACATACTATAAAGTCTATTTTAAAGATGGTACATGGGTTGACGGAGCATCTGCATTATCCAGGTTTACATACTATAAAGTCTATTTTAAAGCATATTAGATAATATTTTTGCTTGTCCCATAGATAAGTTTACATACTATAAAGTCTATTTTAAAGCCGTCCCAAATACACGGCAATAGCTGTGAATGATTGGTTTACATACTATAAAGTCTATTTTAAAGGATACAAACACTCAAATTAATGAAGCATTACTGTGGGTTTACATACTATAAAGTCTATTTTAAAGTCAAGTTTGTAAACAGTTCGAAGAAATAAGTACCTAGGTTTACATACTATAAAGTCTATTTTAAAGGTGGAAATTATTGTTAGTGGTATTATTGGTGCTTATACGTTTACATACTATAAAGTCTATTTTAAAGAAGCTGAAGGAGGATGTTTTCCACACGTTTGTATTGAGTTTACATACTATAAAGTCTATTTTAAAGGGTATTAGCGTAATCTGGGCAGCTGGACATAATAGCGAGTTTACATACTATAAAGTCTATTTTAAAGGATATGTTTTTAATACTGCTTGTTGACGATAATATAAGTTTACATACTATAAAGTCTATTTTAAAGTGATAAGTTGATTGCTAAAAAGGTGCAGTATAGTAAGGGTTTACATACTATAAAGTCTATTTTAAAGGAGAATTCCTTACTTATGGATTGTCGGTTAGTGGGGTTTACATACTATAAAGTCTATTTTAAAGGGTAATTATACATGTACAGTAACACTCACAATACCAAGGTTTACATACTATAAAGTCTATTTTAAAGAAAAGCATCCCCTCTAAATAAGCTAAAAATCATCAGGTTTACATACTATAAAGTCTATTTTAAAGTTGTTATGTTTATATTATAATTATGTGTATACTCGGGTTTACATACTATAAAGTCTATTTTAAAGCCTCTATTATAGACAAATCAAATTAGCTGCTGAAGGGTTTACATACTATAAAGTCTATTTTAAAGAACTTATATTATTTTCAAAGGTAATCTTTTTTTCAGTGTTTACATACTATAAAGTCTATTTTAAAGGCCAGCTAATATGATGTATTATTACTATAAGAAAGTCTAAGTTGTCTTATATTATTATTTTATTTTGTCTACATATAATAATGTTGTTTTTATTGATACGTGGACAAGATTTTTATATAATTATTTATATAATAAAATCAATATTATTTTTTTCGATTCCAATAATGGACTTTTTAACATATTTTTTAGGTATTTCATAAATTATTATGGAATCTTTTTCATAATCTACTAATTCATTGAGTTTTTCTTTAATTGTATTGTATTGTGCTTTTGTTACTTCTCCTTCAAATACTGAATTTTGTATCCATGTTAAATGTGTTCTTAAAAAGTTATGTATTATGCTTACATTTTTAGTATTAATGTCATATACAATGAGTATATACATTGTTACCACCACATTTTAAAGCTTTCATATTTTTTATCATTTAATAAATGTTTTATTAGTTTATATCCTTCTAAACGAATTAAATACTCATATGATACTTTTTTGTTTAGTCTTGGATGTTTAACTGTTGTTTTTAATTTTTTCTGGTATTCTTTAATAAATATTTTTCTTCCATTTTCAGTTAGATATAATCCTATGTCTTCTTTGAAATGTTTTTGTTTAATCATATTATTATTAACTAGTTTGAAGATTGTTCTGCTAACTATGATTGGTTTAAATATATCTGCTAAATCACAAGCTAATGAATATCTTCTTTCTCTAGGTTCATGCAAGAAACTTATTGAAGGATGAAGATATGTATGATATATCTGAGATAATGTTGTGGTATATAATAATGCATTTCCGAAAGAGATAAGTGTATTAATCTCATCGGTTGGAGGTCTATATTGTCTTTTTTCTATTTTATAATTTTTTGTAATTTGGTTAAATGATGGATAATATTCTTCCCATATTCTTCCTTCACAACTAAGTATTTGATTAATGGTATTACCTTTAACTGCTATATTATTTATTTTATTGATATTTTGACCAAGATTTTTACCTTTTTTCTGATAATATTTTAAAGTTGTAAGCATATTATGTTTCATACCTTTAACCATTTCTAATGCAATCTCATTTCTTTTAATATTATCATTATAAAATAAAGCTTGTTGAACTACTATTTTACCTGAATTTAATTTTAGCCTAGGATATAATGACCCTTGGTAATAACCATATTTGTTAAATATATTCACAATCTTTTTCTCTTTGAGTAGCAATGCTATAGCACCTGATTTTAGTGATACTTTTCCTAAACAATTTATTTGTTCAATAGCATTAATAGGTATTTTTCTCTTATTTTCCTTATTAATAAATAATGGCTTTGTAGAAATCCTATTTTTGCAAAATTTGAATAGATCTATAAATATTATAAAACACATTTTTTAATTTTGTTTCTTTTATTTGTAATTTCGTAGATCTACTATTGTTTATTCCATTAAATCTTCTTTTTTGAATACTATTCACACATTCTACTTGATTTCTGAAGTTATATACTGGTTTTAAGAAGATAGTTCTACATTTACTCCTATATTTTCCTGATTTTTGTCTAGTTTTCACAGGTATTTGTGGTAATGCTGTTGTTTCTTCTACTATTGTTTTTTTAATTATTTCTGAGTCATATGCTCTATCTGCTAATATATACCGTGGTTTGTACTTCTTTATTGCTCTAATTGCACTTATTGCAAATACTGTATCGAATTTTGGTCCTTTTAAAGCATTGTAATGTCTTATTAACATATATTTTGAATCGATTGTGATATGGTTTTTTATGTATTGTCGTCTTGTTTTATTTGTTCTATTGTTGTAATAGATGTCTGAATAGGAATTAGTGTATCCTGTTCCATCTAAACTGAAATAACACTCTTTCACAGGGAAATATTGTAATAATAGTCTGTTAATATTGTTTATTTGTTTTGTTTCTATTCTTTTGAAGAATTTCTGAATTGTTGTGTGATGTGGTATCGTTTTTAGTCTTAAAGCTTTCTGTAATTTAGTTGATACGTTTAGATTATCAATTGTTGTTCTGTAATCGTATTTATTGTATATTTTATAAGCTATTATTGCAAATAATTGTGGTTGTGTGTATTTTTTCTTTGAATAGTGTGATGAATATTTGTTAAAAGTTAATTTAGCATAATTATATGCTGTTAATACGAAATCTAACATCATATTGTGTGTTAAATTTATTTTTTCATTTTTGGATATTTCTGATAAATAATTATTATTTT
This genomic interval from Candidatus Methanosphaera massiliense contains the following:
- the cas2 gene encoding CRISPR-associated endonuclease Cas2; the protein is MYILIVYDINTKNVSIIHNFLRTHLTWIQNSVFEGEVTKAQYNTIKEKLNELVDYEKDSIIIYEIPKKYVKKSIIGIEKNNIDFII
- the cas1b gene encoding type I-B CRISPR-associated endonuclease Cas1b is translated as MCFIIFIDLFKFCKNRISTKPLFINKENKRKIPINAIEQINCLGKVSLKSGAIALLLKEKKIVNIFNKYGYYQGSLYPRLKLNSGKIVVQQALFYNDNIKRNEIALEMVKGMKHNMLTTLKYYQKKGKNLGQNINKINNIAVKGNTINQILSCEGRIWEEYYPSFNQITKNYKIEKRQYRPPTDEINTLISFGNALLYTTTLSQIYHTYLHPSISFLHEPRERRYSLACDLADIFKPIIVSRTIFKLVNNNMIKQKHFKEDIGLYLTENGRKIFIKEYQKKLKTTVKHPRLNKKVSYEYLIRLEGYKLIKHLLNDKKYESFKMWW
- a CDS encoding transposase; its protein translation is MLNENIYSTNKYLNSKQLKLFDFGIQRQNNNYLSEISKNEKINLTHNMMLDFVLTAYNYAKLTFNKYSSHYSKKKYTQPQLFAIIAYKIYNKYDYRTTIDNLNVSTKLQKALRLKTIPHHTTIQKFFKRIETKQINNINRLLLQYFPVKECYFSLDGTGYTNSYSDIYYNNRTNKTRRQYIKNHITIDSKYMLIRHYNALKGPKFDTVFAISAIRAIKKYKPRYILADRAYDSEIIKKTIVEETTALPQIPVKTRQKSGKYRSKCRTIFLKPVYNFRNQVECVNSIQKRRFNGINNSRSTKLQIKETKLKNVFYNIYRSIQILQK